The following coding sequences are from one Kallotenue papyrolyticum window:
- a CDS encoding NAD(P)-dependent alcohol dehydrogenase, with product MKAARLHRYDKDMNVELQLEDLPKPQISAPDDVIVRIGAAGLCRTDLHIIEGVWKDIQDPQGTLLPYVLGHENAGWVEEVGSAVRTVKPGDAVICHPLRTCGVCYGCRRGEDMYCEHARFPGLNCDGGFAEYLLTSERALIKLNPNVVPVDVAPLADAGITAYRVAKRAARLLTPGQYAVVLGVGGLGHVALQVLHELCGARTIAIDRSSSARTLAQELGAHHVLDGNDTVVQEVKDLTHGGAHVVIDFVGELGAEQVSWQMLRQGGTHFVVGYGGRIEVPTVHMIINEIAIAGSLVGNYMELVELMELNAEGRVKLHSQKYRLDEINRAIDDFKHGRIVGRGVIVP from the coding sequence ATGAAAGCCGCTCGTCTGCATCGCTACGACAAGGACATGAACGTTGAACTGCAGCTTGAAGACCTTCCAAAGCCTCAAATCAGTGCCCCTGACGATGTGATTGTCCGCATCGGCGCGGCAGGACTGTGTCGTACCGACCTGCATATCATCGAAGGTGTCTGGAAGGATATTCAGGACCCGCAGGGCACGCTCCTCCCATACGTTCTGGGCCACGAAAATGCCGGCTGGGTTGAAGAGGTCGGTTCGGCGGTCCGCACGGTCAAGCCCGGCGACGCAGTAATCTGCCATCCCCTGCGCACCTGTGGCGTGTGCTACGGCTGCCGTCGCGGCGAGGACATGTACTGTGAACATGCGCGCTTCCCTGGCCTGAACTGCGATGGGGGCTTCGCGGAATACTTGCTGACCAGCGAACGCGCGCTGATCAAGCTCAACCCCAATGTTGTGCCGGTGGATGTCGCACCGCTGGCAGATGCTGGAATCACCGCTTACCGCGTAGCGAAACGAGCTGCCCGTCTGCTCACCCCCGGTCAGTATGCTGTGGTACTGGGTGTCGGCGGCCTTGGGCATGTCGCCCTCCAGGTGTTGCACGAGCTCTGCGGGGCGCGCACCATTGCCATCGATCGCTCCTCCAGCGCGCGAACGCTGGCGCAGGAGCTGGGCGCGCACCACGTCCTGGACGGCAACGACACGGTCGTGCAGGAGGTTAAGGATCTGACGCATGGCGGTGCGCACGTAGTGATCGACTTTGTCGGCGAGCTAGGCGCGGAACAGGTTTCCTGGCAGATGCTGCGCCAAGGAGGAACCCACTTCGTAGTCGGCTACGGCGGGCGGATCGAGGTGCCTACGGTCCACATGATCATCAACGAGATCGCGATTGCCGGCAGCCTGGTCGGTAACTATATGGAGCTGGTTGAGCTGATGGAGCTCAACGCGGAAGGTCGAGTTAAGCTCCACTCCCAAAAGTATCGCCTAGATGAGATCAATCGGGCGATCGACGATTTCAAACATGGGCGTATCGTTGGGCGGGGAGTGATTGTGCCTTAG
- a CDS encoding iron-sulfur cluster assembly protein gives MDATRSTPTSARSTPDPQAILACLQQVYDPELDESIVALGFVDEIRIVGATVTVVYKLPTFWCAPIFAYMMAEDIRRAVQRLPGVAQVLIELRNNCAADEITTGVNADRSFAEIFPDDVDARNLDEVRRRLQIKGFLARQDALLQRLRQAGLPDDLLLRLTIAALQPTGEDVVVRVDQRQQRVPRAAGDLQRYLHRRRLLGLPTDAQALLFTTSTGQPLRSDELSTYLRHSRAARLNIAFNTSLCQGLFRATYEPAPTQHAASLGDALLTIK, from the coding sequence ATGGATGCCACTCGTTCAACCCCAACCTCTGCACGATCCACCCCGGATCCGCAAGCCATTCTCGCATGCCTGCAGCAGGTGTACGATCCGGAACTGGACGAGTCGATCGTTGCATTAGGCTTTGTGGACGAGATTCGCATCGTCGGCGCGACGGTCACGGTAGTTTACAAGCTACCGACCTTTTGGTGCGCGCCGATCTTTGCATATATGATGGCCGAAGATATTCGCCGAGCGGTGCAGCGGCTCCCCGGCGTGGCGCAGGTGTTGATCGAACTGCGCAACAACTGCGCCGCCGACGAGATCACTACCGGTGTGAATGCCGACCGATCGTTTGCTGAGATCTTTCCAGATGACGTTGATGCGCGCAATCTGGATGAAGTTCGGCGACGGCTACAGATCAAGGGTTTTCTGGCGCGGCAGGACGCGCTGTTGCAGCGGTTGCGCCAGGCCGGACTGCCCGATGACCTACTTCTCAGGCTCACCATCGCTGCACTCCAACCTACCGGTGAGGATGTGGTCGTGCGCGTCGATCAACGCCAACAACGCGTACCACGCGCTGCCGGTGATCTACAGCGCTACCTGCACCGTCGTCGCCTCTTGGGCCTGCCGACCGATGCACAGGCGCTGCTGTTTACGACGTCCACAGGCCAGCCATTGCGCTCCGACGAACTGAGCACGTATCTCCGCCATTCGCGAGCCGCGCGGCTCAACATCGCCTTCAACACCAGCCTGTGCCAGGGCCTGTTTCGCGCCACGTACGAGCCGGCCCCTACACAGCACGCAGCGAGCCTGGGAGACGCACTGCTGACCATCAAGTAA
- a CDS encoding amidohydrolase family protein, with the protein MYSMAQGEDIFVVDAHTHLWDASPHNQLNKYGRGWIDCFYAYHKNLSPPDQVWTLEHYEKYSTEDMVRDLFIDGYVDVCIMQSTYLTDFFKNGFNTTEQNAVLKRMYPDRVILNGAWDPRDGDDGPMGLNNLRRLKAEYDIPGVKLYTAEWKGASKGYKLTDPEAKRYLEECVRLGIRNVHVHKGPTIWPLNRDAFDVADIDDVATEFQELNFIVEHCGLPRLEDFCWIATQETNVYGGLAVVMPFIHSRPRYFAEVMANLLYWLGPDKLLFASDYAIWTPRWLIERFMAFELPDDLKAEYGVDLDMETKRKILGLNAARLYGLDVEATLARLRQDDLAQQAQRATAQTPARLEPANA; encoded by the coding sequence ATGTACTCCATGGCGCAGGGCGAAGACATCTTCGTTGTCGATGCACACACGCACCTTTGGGATGCCAGCCCTCACAATCAGCTCAACAAATATGGTCGGGGTTGGATCGATTGTTTCTACGCCTACCACAAAAACCTCTCGCCACCCGACCAGGTCTGGACTCTGGAGCACTATGAAAAATATAGTACCGAAGACATGGTGCGTGACCTGTTTATCGATGGTTACGTCGATGTCTGCATCATGCAATCCACCTATCTGACCGACTTCTTCAAGAATGGTTTCAATACCACTGAGCAGAACGCCGTTCTCAAGCGCATGTATCCTGATCGCGTGATTCTCAATGGCGCCTGGGACCCGCGTGACGGCGACGATGGACCGATGGGCCTCAACAATCTCCGCCGGCTCAAGGCAGAATACGATATTCCTGGCGTCAAACTCTACACTGCCGAATGGAAAGGCGCCTCTAAAGGCTACAAGCTGACCGATCCAGAAGCGAAACGCTATCTCGAAGAGTGTGTCCGCCTTGGTATTCGCAACGTCCATGTGCACAAAGGCCCAACGATCTGGCCGCTCAATCGTGATGCCTTCGATGTCGCCGACATCGACGACGTCGCGACCGAGTTTCAAGAGCTCAACTTTATCGTCGAGCACTGCGGACTACCACGGCTGGAAGATTTCTGCTGGATCGCAACCCAGGAGACCAACGTGTATGGTGGCCTGGCCGTGGTCATGCCCTTTATTCACAGCCGGCCGCGCTACTTCGCTGAGGTGATGGCCAATCTGCTCTACTGGCTGGGTCCCGACAAGCTGCTCTTCGCTAGCGACTATGCGATCTGGACCCCGCGGTGGCTGATTGAGCGCTTCATGGCCTTTGAGCTCCCCGACGATCTCAAGGCTGAGTATGGCGTTGACCTTGACATGGAGACCAAGCGCAAGATTTTAGGCCTGAATGCCGCGCGACTCTACGGCCTGGACGTGGAGGCAACCCTGGCGCGCCTCAGGCAAGATGATCTGGCGCAGCAGGCGCAACGGGCAACAGCGCAAACCCCAGCCCGTCTTGAACCGGCCAATGCCTAA
- a CDS encoding IclR family transcriptional regulator yields MSVRPKQDLVGSVLRATAILETVAAAPRGLTPKAISAALGLHLSTCYHLINTLVTAGYLTRRADTQTYTLGPKIASLHSAFLQTIHVMPVLMAQVQALHDQTGETAYLARWQDGDLVIIAIVEGQKPVRVQSLYVGYRGNAHAMALGKALLAYLPNTEREAFLERQPFPACTAYTITSAAALRRELLQVRQRGYSLDIEEFAPELCCVGAPIFDRQGQLQASIAVSIPRSRYERCQERLIEAVRHTARHASTNLGCGS; encoded by the coding sequence ATGAGCGTGCGCCCCAAACAAGATCTGGTTGGTTCGGTGTTACGGGCCACCGCCATTCTGGAGACGGTAGCCGCGGCACCGCGTGGCCTCACGCCCAAAGCTATCAGCGCCGCCCTCGGGCTGCATCTGAGCACCTGCTATCATCTGATCAATACACTTGTTACGGCAGGCTATCTGACACGCCGCGCCGATACGCAGACGTACACCCTTGGCCCGAAGATCGCCTCTCTCCACAGCGCCTTCCTGCAAACGATCCACGTGATGCCGGTGTTGATGGCGCAAGTACAAGCATTGCACGACCAGACCGGCGAAACCGCCTACCTGGCACGCTGGCAGGATGGCGATCTGGTGATTATCGCAATCGTCGAGGGGCAGAAGCCGGTGCGGGTGCAGTCGCTCTACGTCGGTTACCGCGGCAATGCGCACGCTATGGCATTGGGGAAAGCACTGCTGGCCTATCTGCCGAACACCGAACGGGAGGCATTCCTAGAGCGCCAGCCCTTTCCGGCCTGCACGGCCTACACTATCACCAGCGCGGCTGCGCTACGCCGCGAACTGCTGCAGGTGCGGCAACGCGGATATAGCCTGGACATCGAAGAGTTTGCACCCGAACTCTGTTGTGTAGGTGCGCCGATCTTCGACCGGCAGGGACAGCTCCAGGCGTCCATCGCCGTTTCGATCCCTCGCAGCCGCTATGAACGTTGCCAGGAACGGTTAATCGAAGCTGTCCGGCATACGGCCAGACATGCCAGCACCAATCTGGGATGCGGCTCCTGA
- a CDS encoding amidohydrolase family protein, producing MVNHVVYPTDEEIQLLAARGVRVTHNPLSNMRLASGVMPIEKFQQAGAKIGLGLDGGANDTSDMFNLMRAAVGLQRAKHLDASAYPTVEDALWLATMGGAEVLGMQERIGSLTPGKQADLLIIDPATLNFAPRIDWVSQLVFNGQPHNVEWVFVAGRPLKAKGKLVGVNERKVIEAAEQVADKVRAIIAR from the coding sequence GTGGTCAATCACGTTGTGTATCCCACCGATGAGGAAATCCAGCTGCTGGCCGCGCGTGGGGTGCGCGTCACGCACAACCCGCTCAGCAACATGCGCCTGGCCTCGGGCGTGATGCCAATCGAGAAGTTTCAGCAGGCGGGCGCCAAGATCGGGCTGGGGCTGGACGGCGGTGCCAACGATACCAGCGATATGTTCAACCTGATGCGTGCCGCCGTGGGTCTGCAACGCGCCAAGCATCTGGATGCCTCGGCCTATCCCACGGTCGAGGACGCGCTCTGGCTGGCGACCATGGGCGGCGCCGAGGTGCTGGGTATGCAGGAGCGCATCGGCTCGCTGACGCCGGGCAAGCAGGCCGATCTGCTGATCATCGATCCGGCCACGCTCAACTTCGCGCCGCGCATCGACTGGGTCAGCCAGTTGGTGTTCAACGGCCAGCCGCACAACGTAGAGTGGGTCTTTGTGGCGGGGCGGCCGCTCAAGGCCAAGGGCAAGCTGGTCGGTGTCAACGAACGCAAGGTGATCGAGGCTGCCGAGCAGGTTGCCGACAAGGTGCGTGCCATCATCGCCAGGTAG
- a CDS encoding NAD(P)/FAD-dependent oxidoreductase, with protein MTNGHQALDGQPEFDIAIIGGGPTGLFGSFYAGLRGMKTLLIDALPELGGQLAVLYPEKYIYDVPGFPKILARDLVQRLVEQTMQYEPTVRLEEQVVNLEPLGERHLRVVTTRGAYHTRAVLIAAGVGAFAPNKLDAPGIARFEDRGVYYFVRSKAEFRDKRLLIVGGGDSAVDWALNLQDTAREITLIHRRDQFRAHEGSLHELSQSRVRVLTPWEIKEVYGEERVTGVTIVNNQSGAERELSVDAVLLQLGFKADMGPIKHWGLSIEKRSIKVDSRFATSMPGVYAAGDIAASDVKLDLIAVCFGQAAVAVNAIKTYVDPKARLFPGHSSDMSAAPRPAS; from the coding sequence ATGACCAACGGACACCAGGCACTGGATGGACAGCCGGAGTTTGACATCGCCATCATCGGGGGCGGGCCGACCGGGCTGTTCGGCTCGTTCTATGCCGGTCTGCGCGGCATGAAGACGCTGCTGATCGACGCCCTCCCCGAGCTGGGGGGCCAACTGGCGGTCCTGTACCCCGAAAAGTACATCTATGATGTACCAGGCTTTCCCAAGATCCTGGCGCGCGACCTGGTCCAACGCCTGGTCGAGCAGACCATGCAGTACGAGCCCACGGTGCGCCTGGAGGAACAGGTCGTCAACCTGGAACCGCTCGGCGAGCGGCATTTGCGGGTGGTCACCACGCGCGGCGCGTATCATACCCGCGCGGTGCTGATCGCGGCGGGCGTCGGCGCCTTCGCCCCCAACAAATTAGACGCGCCCGGCATTGCGCGCTTCGAGGATCGCGGCGTGTACTACTTCGTACGCTCCAAAGCCGAGTTCCGCGACAAGCGCCTGCTGATCGTCGGCGGTGGCGATTCGGCAGTAGACTGGGCGCTCAACCTGCAGGACACCGCGCGCGAGATCACTCTGATCCACCGGCGCGATCAGTTTCGTGCCCACGAGGGCTCGCTGCACGAGCTCAGCCAGTCGCGCGTCCGGGTGCTGACGCCCTGGGAGATCAAGGAGGTCTACGGCGAGGAACGCGTCACGGGGGTCACCATCGTCAACAACCAGAGCGGCGCGGAGCGCGAGCTGAGCGTGGATGCCGTCCTGTTGCAGCTCGGCTTCAAAGCCGACATGGGGCCGATCAAGCATTGGGGCCTGTCGATCGAAAAGCGTTCGATCAAAGTCGATAGCCGCTTCGCCACCAGTATGCCGGGCGTGTACGCCGCCGGCGATATCGCCGCCAGCGATGTCAAGCTGGACCTGATCGCCGTCTGCTTCGGCCAGGCAGCGGTAGCCGTCAACGCGATCAAGACCTATGTCGATCCCAAAGCCCGGCTCTTCCCCGGTCACTCCTCGGACATGAGCGCAGCGCCGCGTCCCGCATCCTAA
- a CDS encoding histone deacetylase, translating to MATAYLLDDRFLLHDDWEHPENASRLRAIRQALQRSGILAELVRLEPRYASIDEVVQVHHLRMLEHVQRMAMFGGGRLNPDTYLVQESWDTALLAAGAVLRAVEAVLGGEVANAFALVRPPGHHATPSAAMGFCLINNVAVAARAAIQQHGLQRVAIIDWDTHHGNGTQDIFYDDPAVLYVSSHTYPFYPGSGHWREMGTGAGLGTTLNLPLPFHTGDAPVLRVYEELVLPAVRRFAPQLIIVSAGYDCHWRDPLAPMLMSVAGYAQLAAMIYDLAAEVCEGRLVCALEGGYDLEALAAGVLATLRVLQGRADAVEDPLGAQPAPRVDIETMVNGLRRSHPLLA from the coding sequence ATGGCCACGGCCTATCTCCTCGATGATCGCTTTCTGCTGCACGATGATTGGGAGCATCCCGAGAATGCGTCGCGCTTGCGCGCGATCCGGCAGGCGCTCCAGCGCAGCGGTATCCTGGCCGAACTGGTGCGCCTGGAGCCGCGCTACGCATCGATCGACGAGGTCGTCCAGGTGCATCATCTGCGTATGCTCGAGCATGTCCAGCGCATGGCCATGTTTGGCGGCGGGCGGCTCAACCCCGATACCTACCTGGTGCAGGAATCCTGGGATACGGCCCTGCTGGCGGCGGGTGCGGTGCTGCGCGCGGTCGAGGCCGTGCTGGGCGGTGAGGTGGCGAATGCCTTTGCGCTGGTGCGTCCGCCCGGGCATCATGCCACACCCTCGGCGGCGATGGGCTTCTGTCTGATCAACAATGTGGCGGTGGCAGCGCGGGCGGCGATCCAGCAGCACGGCCTGCAGCGCGTGGCGATCATCGATTGGGATACGCATCACGGCAACGGCACGCAGGACATCTTCTACGACGATCCCGCCGTGCTGTACGTTTCGTCGCATACCTATCCCTTTTATCCGGGCTCTGGCCACTGGCGCGAGATGGGCACCGGCGCGGGCCTGGGCACCACGCTCAACCTGCCGCTGCCCTTCCACACCGGCGACGCGCCGGTGCTGCGCGTCTATGAGGAGCTGGTCCTGCCGGCGGTGCGGCGCTTTGCGCCCCAGCTGATCATCGTCTCGGCGGGCTATGATTGCCACTGGCGTGATCCGCTGGCGCCGATGCTGATGAGCGTGGCCGGCTATGCGCAACTCGCGGCAATGATTTATGATCTGGCCGCCGAGGTGTGCGAGGGTCGGCTGGTCTGTGCGCTGGAAGGCGGTTACGACCTGGAGGCGCTGGCGGCCGGTGTGCTGGCTACCTTGCGCGTGCTGCAGGGCCGTGCCGACGCGGTGGAGGATCCGCTCGGCGCGCAGCCAGCGCCAAGGGTCGATATTGAAACCATGGTCAACGGCTTGCGCCGCAGCCATCCCTTGCTGGCATGA
- the hisH gene encoding imidazole glycerol phosphate synthase subunit HisH: protein MIAVIDYGAGNLRSAVRALQHVGAELVVTDQAAVIAQAQGVVLPGVGATRDTMQELERRGLIEAIRSVIRDGRPFLGICVGMQVLAEESEEFGRHACLGIVPGCVRRLPESAGKVPQIGWNQVRLRQPEHPLLQGIPDGTDFYFVHSYYVDTPDRRLVAGWTEYGVSFAAILAADNLMATQFHPEKSGRWGLHLLANFVRLVGAAAR, encoded by the coding sequence ATGATTGCCGTCATCGACTATGGCGCGGGCAATTTGCGTTCGGCGGTGCGTGCTCTGCAGCACGTGGGTGCCGAGCTGGTCGTGACCGACCAGGCCGCGGTGATCGCCCAGGCCCAGGGCGTGGTGCTGCCCGGCGTGGGCGCGACGCGCGACACCATGCAGGAGCTCGAGCGCCGTGGGCTGATCGAAGCGATCCGGAGCGTGATCCGCGACGGGCGGCCCTTTCTGGGCATCTGCGTCGGTATGCAGGTGCTGGCTGAGGAGAGCGAAGAGTTCGGGCGGCATGCCTGCCTTGGCATCGTGCCGGGGTGCGTACGCCGCCTGCCGGAGAGCGCCGGCAAGGTGCCGCAGATCGGCTGGAACCAGGTGCGCCTCCGCCAGCCGGAGCACCCCCTGCTGCAGGGCATTCCCGACGGCACCGATTTCTACTTTGTGCACTCCTACTACGTGGACACACCCGATCGGCGGCTGGTGGCCGGCTGGACGGAGTATGGTGTGAGCTTTGCGGCGATCCTGGCCGCCGACAATCTGATGGCCACCCAGTTCCACCCCGAAAAGAGCGGTCGCTGGGGCTTGCACCTGCTGGCCAACTTTGTGCGGCTGGTCGGCGCGGCGGCGCGCTAA
- the ftsZ gene encoding cell division protein FtsZ — protein sequence MDGRGGFNMMGAGQAVIKVVGAGGGGSNAVDRMIEMGVQGVDFITVNTDAQALAHSKAPTRIQIGDKLTKGLGSGGNPVIGQKSAEETTEAIEEELKGADMVFITAGMGGGTGTGSSPVIASIAQELGALTVAVVTKPFTFEGAHRRKVAEQGIEQLKPVVDTLIVIPNDRLLQLATRNTSMLEAFRMADDVLRQGIQGISDLITMPGLINLDFADVKAIMTQAGSALMAIGRGAGDSRMVDAANMAISSPLLEMSIDGAKGVLFNVTGGEDLGIQELNEAAEIIARAADPDANIIFGATIDPTMRDEVKITLIATGFEPVPRNVQRNRIISNVMPAQPPQPHQPAYHQPRAGQTPAPQRTAPSFNSGTDDLDIPPFLRNRRR from the coding sequence ATGGATGGACGAGGTGGCTTCAACATGATGGGCGCTGGCCAGGCGGTGATCAAGGTGGTCGGCGCGGGTGGCGGCGGCTCGAACGCCGTCGATCGCATGATCGAGATGGGCGTGCAGGGCGTTGACTTCATCACCGTCAACACCGACGCACAGGCGCTGGCACATTCCAAGGCGCCGACGCGCATCCAGATCGGCGACAAGCTGACCAAGGGCCTCGGCTCAGGCGGCAATCCGGTGATCGGCCAGAAATCGGCCGAGGAGACCACCGAGGCGATCGAAGAAGAGCTCAAGGGCGCCGACATGGTCTTCATTACCGCCGGCATGGGTGGTGGCACCGGCACCGGTTCATCGCCGGTGATCGCCAGCATCGCCCAGGAGCTGGGCGCACTAACCGTGGCCGTGGTGACCAAGCCCTTCACCTTCGAGGGCGCCCATCGCCGCAAGGTGGCCGAGCAGGGCATCGAGCAGCTCAAGCCGGTGGTGGATACGCTGATCGTGATCCCCAACGACCGGCTGCTCCAGCTTGCCACGCGCAACACCTCGATGCTGGAAGCCTTCCGCATGGCCGACGACGTGCTACGCCAGGGCATTCAGGGTATTTCCGACCTGATCACCATGCCCGGCCTGATCAATCTGGACTTCGCCGACGTCAAAGCGATCATGACCCAGGCCGGCTCGGCGCTGATGGCCATCGGCCGCGGCGCGGGCGATAGCCGCATGGTGGACGCCGCCAACATGGCGATCTCGTCGCCACTGCTGGAGATGTCGATCGATGGCGCCAAGGGCGTGCTCTTCAACGTCACCGGCGGCGAGGACCTGGGCATCCAGGAGCTGAACGAAGCGGCAGAGATCATCGCGCGCGCGGCCGATCCCGACGCCAATATCATCTTCGGCGCGACGATCGATCCCACCATGCGCGACGAGGTCAAGATCACCCTGATCGCTACGGGCTTCGAGCCGGTGCCGCGCAACGTGCAGCGCAACCGCATCATCAGCAATGTCATGCCGGCGCAGCCGCCGCAGCCGCACCAGCCGGCCTATCATCAGCCGCGCGCCGGCCAGACGCCAGCGCCGCAGCGGACGGCGCCCTCGTTCAACAGCGGCACGGACGACCTGGATATTCCGCCCTTCCTGCGCAATCGTCGGCGCTAG
- the ftsA gene encoding cell division protein FtsA, producing the protein MNRTVVGIDVGTTKVCTMVAEVRPDGRINVLGVGLTPSKGLDRGVVVNIDDAISAISTSVEKAERLSGYRIATAYVGIAGRHVQSLNSRGVVAISRPDHEITAMDVARAVESAQAVAIPTQREIIHVIPRAYIVDGHENIRDPVGMSGYRLEVETHIVTGEVMAIQNLIKSVERAGVTIDDLVLQPLASGEAVLTPEDKDRGVVLVDIGGGTTDIAIFIQGGIWHSVVLPVGGNHFTNDIVYVLHTPHNTAEYLKLKYGAAIAEEPHEGEEDRITAESFAPGEQIQVSRYELNQILQARAEQIVELIAAEIRRSGYEGLLPAGIVLTGGAALLPRFDELMREMLGMPVRIGRPTNLTGLADAVDSPPYATCVGLVRWGMVNGLRQPHKDANKPSETGNWRAVYERFKSWLREFLP; encoded by the coding sequence ATGAACCGAACGGTCGTCGGCATTGACGTTGGGACCACCAAAGTCTGTACGATGGTGGCCGAAGTCCGCCCCGATGGTCGGATCAATGTTCTGGGCGTTGGCCTCACGCCCTCCAAAGGACTTGACCGGGGGGTGGTCGTCAACATCGACGATGCGATCAGCGCGATTTCGACCTCGGTCGAAAAGGCCGAGCGGCTCAGCGGCTACCGGATCGCCACGGCCTATGTCGGTATTGCCGGGCGACATGTCCAGTCGCTCAACAGCCGCGGCGTTGTCGCCATTTCACGGCCCGATCACGAGATCACGGCGATGGATGTGGCGCGCGCCGTCGAATCGGCCCAGGCGGTGGCGATCCCGACGCAGCGCGAAATCATCCATGTCATTCCGCGCGCCTACATCGTGGATGGCCACGAAAACATCCGCGATCCCGTGGGCATGTCGGGCTATCGCCTGGAGGTCGAGACGCATATCGTCACCGGCGAGGTGATGGCCATTCAAAACCTGATCAAAAGCGTCGAGCGCGCGGGCGTAACCATCGACGACCTGGTACTGCAACCGCTAGCGAGCGGCGAAGCGGTGCTGACACCCGAAGATAAAGATCGCGGTGTGGTGTTGGTGGACATCGGCGGGGGCACCACCGATATCGCCATTTTCATCCAGGGCGGCATCTGGCACAGTGTCGTGTTGCCGGTCGGCGGCAATCACTTCACCAACGATATCGTGTATGTGCTGCACACACCGCACAACACGGCCGAGTACCTCAAGCTCAAGTACGGCGCTGCCATCGCCGAGGAGCCACACGAGGGAGAGGAGGATCGCATCACCGCCGAATCGTTCGCGCCGGGCGAGCAGATCCAGGTGAGTCGCTATGAGCTCAACCAGATTCTGCAGGCGCGCGCCGAACAGATCGTCGAGCTGATCGCCGCCGAGATCCGGCGCTCCGGCTACGAAGGGCTACTCCCGGCGGGCATCGTCCTGACGGGTGGCGCGGCGCTGTTGCCGCGCTTCGACGAGCTCATGCGCGAGATGTTGGGCATGCCCGTCCGCATTGGCCGGCCCACCAATCTCACCGGGCTGGCCGATGCGGTCGACTCGCCCCCCTACGCCACCTGCGTCGGGTTAGTGCGCTGGGGCATGGTCAACGGTCTCCGCCAACCGCACAAAGACGCCAACAAACCGAGCGAGACAGGCAATTGGCGCGCGGTGTACGAACGGTTCAAGAGCTGGCTGCGCGAGTTTCTGCCCTAA
- a CDS encoding cell division protein FtsQ/DivIB, with protein sequence METRETTQDNRPRRPKRAPGNSAQVRPGLRRRLGWAVRSGKLPALLLAGSAAWLLYDALTSPRYVVREVQAEGNRALSLAAIRQIAAAEGTPIWLVRQDEIEARIGQSPYIEAVRARAALPDRLIVQVRERHPDVRWIHNGASYAVTWDGLVLDRVAEVAPASAPDTSQGGALPPLPPAPASTAAAEAAPTAVTAEPTPEVVRQVEIVDTTPNRELKPGDRVDPDALEVARRIMLRIEELPAPLQRIEWDAGLGVSLIVADGRQVVIGRSERLEEKLAILTYLLQQGTNFRFLDLRPTTPYYR encoded by the coding sequence ATGGAAACGCGCGAAACAACGCAGGACAACCGCCCGCGGCGACCCAAGCGCGCGCCCGGCAACAGCGCTCAAGTGCGGCCTGGTCTGCGCCGCCGCTTGGGCTGGGCCGTGCGCAGTGGCAAGCTGCCGGCGTTGCTGCTGGCAGGCAGCGCCGCCTGGCTGCTCTACGATGCCCTGACGTCGCCGCGCTACGTCGTGCGCGAGGTCCAGGCTGAGGGCAACCGCGCCCTGTCGCTGGCCGCCATTCGCCAGATCGCCGCCGCGGAAGGCACACCGATCTGGCTGGTGCGCCAGGACGAGATCGAAGCGCGCATCGGGCAGAGCCCATACATCGAGGCGGTGCGCGCGCGCGCGGCGCTGCCCGATCGGCTGATCGTCCAGGTGCGCGAGCGGCATCCCGATGTACGCTGGATCCACAACGGTGCCAGCTACGCTGTCACCTGGGATGGGCTGGTGTTGGATCGCGTGGCGGAGGTAGCGCCCGCGTCGGCGCCGGACACGTCGCAGGGCGGGGCCTTGCCACCGCTGCCGCCCGCACCCGCATCGACGGCAGCTGCGGAGGCGGCCCCGACGGCGGTGACGGCCGAGCCCACGCCCGAGGTCGTGCGGCAGGTGGAGATCGTCGATACGACGCCCAACCGCGAGCTGAAACCGGGCGATCGCGTCGATCCCGACGCACTAGAAGTGGCGCGCCGGATCATGCTGCGCATCGAGGAGCTTCCGGCGCCGCTCCAGCGCATCGAATGGGATGCCGGCCTGGGCGTATCGTTGATCGTTGCCGATGGACGTCAGGTGGTGATCGGGCGGAGCGAACGGCTGGAGGAGAAACTTGCGATTCTCACCTACCTGCTGCAACAGGGCACCAACTTTCGTTTTCTGGACCTGCGGCCAACCACGCCCTACTATCGTTGA